Proteins co-encoded in one Sporosarcina sp. FSL K6-1522 genomic window:
- the arr gene encoding NAD(+)--rifampin ADP-ribosyltransferase, with protein MNDNKDVLDKGPFFHGTKAELKIGDLLEPNYLSNYQDRKSNYIYFTATLHAAKWGAELARSTSKERIYIVEPLGDFENDPNVTDKRFPGNPTRSYRSTSPLKIVAELGVWERHSDEEIDHMLTSLKELSERGENVIYD; from the coding sequence ATGAATGATAACAAAGATGTTTTAGATAAAGGTCCTTTCTTCCATGGTACGAAAGCTGAGCTGAAAATTGGGGATTTATTGGAGCCGAATTATTTATCCAATTATCAAGATAGGAAATCGAATTATATCTATTTTACCGCCACATTACATGCGGCTAAATGGGGTGCTGAATTAGCGAGATCTACGTCGAAAGAGAGAATTTATATTGTGGAACCATTAGGTGATTTTGAAAATGACCCGAACGTGACAGATAAAAGATTTCCTGGAAACCCAACACGTTCTTATCGATCTACATCACCTTTAAAAATAGTAGCTGAATTAGGCGTATGGGAAAGACATTCTGATGAAGAAATCGATCATATGCTTACATCTTTAAAAGAGTTGAGCGAACGAGGGGAAAATGTCATATACGATTAA
- a CDS encoding XRE family transcriptional regulator yields the protein MDDIHEKIRELRKERNLTLKELSDMTGLSGGFLSLLERGSSSLAITSLKKIADAFNVDITYFFDTPQANKKFHISKSEQKKFWIDSTNNAFIKLSGQFSNRTLESLVVVLEPNQQKEYDDSHAGEEFYYVIKGMVRFTVDGEEFDVKEGESIHFPSKLPHDYENPEDSESTLLCVMTQLIF from the coding sequence ATGGATGATATTCATGAGAAAATTCGGGAGCTACGTAAAGAACGAAATTTGACCTTAAAAGAGTTAAGCGATATGACGGGACTATCTGGCGGATTTCTTTCCTTATTGGAACGAGGATCATCTTCACTTGCAATTACTTCACTAAAAAAAATTGCCGATGCTTTTAATGTTGATATCACGTACTTTTTTGATACTCCACAAGCGAATAAAAAGTTTCATATATCAAAGAGTGAGCAAAAAAAGTTCTGGATTGATTCGACAAACAATGCCTTTATAAAATTGAGTGGGCAGTTTTCAAATCGAACTTTGGAGTCGCTCGTCGTTGTTTTAGAACCAAATCAGCAAAAGGAATATGATGATTCTCATGCTGGGGAAGAGTTTTACTACGTTATTAAAGGAATGGTTCGTTTCACGGTAGATGGAGAAGAGTTCGATGTGAAAGAAGGAGAATCTATTCATTTTCCATCAAAACTACCACATGACTATGAAAATCCTGAAGATAGTGAATCGACTTTACTTTGTGTAATGACACAACTCATTTTCTGA
- a CDS encoding helix-turn-helix domain-containing protein translates to MTIYLKDYAHFTNTQDMDEAARRHVLAHWNEMNDTDRAVLEVIRRYSVKYGAAHLKHDTMADKISKSNVTVRRAIRKLEKLGIIERIHYIRPVMSGLGANIYTILPFVDHSTLTMLATVDKPSDSKAGDMVPATESCSSQSKNMKTYTLTDTYPAEPIPTPTTLFGRMKDLLSTTIGDSSVARQLFGIYRAQSLRMMKFSIHEHQGELFEQLAMQALHIVVQAAKRKEVRNIAGYFDGVLRNLVDKALFADIFMEYDVSFDGLLF, encoded by the coding sequence ATGACAATTTACTTAAAAGACTATGCACATTTTACAAACACACAGGATATGGACGAGGCGGCGCGCCGTCATGTGCTTGCGCATTGGAACGAGATGAACGACACGGATCGCGCTGTGCTGGAAGTAATTCGTCGTTACTCCGTGAAATACGGTGCCGCTCACTTAAAGCACGACACGATGGCGGATAAAATCAGCAAGTCCAACGTAACCGTTCGTCGTGCGATTCGTAAGTTAGAAAAGCTAGGCATTATCGAACGAATCCACTACATTCGCCCCGTGATGAGCGGGCTTGGGGCTAACATTTATACGATTTTACCCTTCGTTGACCATTCGACTTTGACCATGCTGGCAACAGTGGACAAGCCTAGTGATAGTAAGGCTGGGGACATGGTTCCCGCTACTGAATCTTGTTCTTCTCAATCTAAAAACATGAAGACCTATACTCTTACAGATACGTATCCTGCGGAGCCGATTCCTACACCTACTACGTTATTTGGAAGAATGAAAGATCTTTTATCCACCACAATTGGTGACAGTTCTGTAGCACGTCAATTATTCGGTATTTACCGAGCACAGTCATTACGTATGATGAAGTTTAGCATTCACGAGCACCAAGGCGAATTATTTGAACAGTTGGCCATGCAAGCACTGCATATTGTTGTGCAAGCGGCAAAGCGCAAAGAAGTTCGCAATATTGCTGGCTATTTTGATGGTGTATTGCGGAATTTGGTTGATAAGGCGTTGTTTGCGGATATTTTTATGGAATATGATGTGTCGTTTGATGGGTTATTATTTTGA
- a CDS encoding cytosine permease: protein MSAVEKKEKVVVTDEVLSSVPLNERQHWIFPAMIFGGLEFSIPVLLTGAVLATHFGISKVFWILFVTLFIVQWIGNAVTGYMGAKTGISSSVLARSSFGHIQARWVIGLITFFVGIGWWALQTAVTGEAIAAMFGIDYKQNIGMLALITTICGLLFALPSILGYSSMKWTDIVAVPAGLLLVVTGIYLVLRDSGWEVITAWKPESTMTFVAAISLVLGMNVSQWVGVQDYTRFAKPKVKDNVLIPLGIIGVGFPLFLVGAIMSVGAGEADIVQIMLNLGFPVWGFLILWLSTWTSQIVNSYSMGLSMANMFNINSSKGRAILTLIGTIIGIGLALGGVLQYFENFLYISGIIYGPIAGVMIADFFFIRKQSYKDNPGWNWLASFAMGVGIATAYWTQYVQEMGIPAVQSLFVSAILYLILMNVKRKMKPDQFTAV, encoded by the coding sequence GTGAGTGCAGTGGAAAAGAAGGAAAAAGTTGTAGTTACTGACGAGGTACTATCCTCAGTTCCTTTGAATGAAAGACAGCACTGGATCTTTCCGGCAATGATTTTTGGGGGATTGGAATTTTCAATCCCGGTCCTGTTAACAGGAGCAGTATTAGCAACACATTTTGGGATTTCCAAAGTGTTTTGGATTTTATTCGTTACACTTTTTATCGTTCAATGGATTGGGAATGCTGTAACAGGCTATATGGGTGCGAAAACAGGAATTTCTTCTTCAGTATTAGCGAGAAGTAGTTTCGGACACATCCAAGCTAGATGGGTTATTGGATTAATCACATTTTTTGTAGGGATTGGCTGGTGGGCATTACAAACTGCTGTGACAGGAGAAGCGATTGCGGCAATGTTTGGCATTGATTATAAGCAAAATATCGGAATGCTTGCGTTAATTACAACAATTTGTGGATTGTTATTTGCTTTGCCGTCAATTTTAGGGTATTCCTCAATGAAATGGACAGATATAGTAGCTGTCCCGGCAGGTTTATTACTGGTAGTTACAGGGATTTACTTGGTTTTAAGGGATTCAGGTTGGGAAGTTATTACGGCATGGAAACCAGAATCCACTATGACATTTGTAGCTGCAATTAGTTTAGTTTTAGGTATGAACGTATCACAGTGGGTCGGTGTGCAAGATTATACCCGTTTTGCAAAACCAAAAGTGAAGGATAATGTGTTAATTCCCTTAGGGATCATTGGTGTAGGGTTTCCTCTATTTTTAGTAGGGGCAATTATGTCTGTCGGTGCTGGGGAAGCTGATATTGTTCAAATTATGTTGAATTTAGGTTTTCCAGTATGGGGCTTTTTAATACTTTGGCTTTCGACTTGGACGAGTCAAATCGTTAATAGTTATAGTATGGGATTATCAATGGCCAATATGTTTAATATTAACTCTAGTAAAGGGAGAGCCATTTTAACGTTAATTGGAACGATTATTGGTATTGGTTTAGCATTAGGTGGAGTTTTACAATACTTCGAAAACTTCCTCTATATTTCAGGGATTATTTATGGACCAATAGCCGGTGTTATGATTGCAGATTTCTTTTTCATTCGTAAACAATCTTATAAGGATAATCCTGGTTGGAATTGGCTTGCATCTTTTGCTATGGGCGTTGGGATTGCCACCGCTTATTGGACCCAGTATGTTCAAGAGATGGGGATTCCGGCCGTTCAGTCTTTATTCGTTTCGGCAATTCTTTATTTGATTTTGATGAATGTGAAACGGAAAATGAAACCTGATCAGTTTACAGCGGTGTAA
- a CDS encoding nucleoside deaminase, with protein MINETDIKHLERCIELANDALRIGDEPFGSILVSAGGDVLKEDHNRVSGGDHTQHPEFAIARWAAENMTPVERSQATVYTSGEHCPMCAAAHGWVGLGRIVYASSSSQLAGWLAEIGVPASRVRNLPIQEVIRDIEVDGPVPELAEQVRQLHWQLHKGE; from the coding sequence ATGATTAATGAAACAGACATCAAGCATTTAGAGCGTTGTATCGAACTTGCAAACGATGCGTTGCGTATCGGGGACGAGCCATTTGGTTCTATTCTTGTTTCAGCTGGCGGGGATGTGCTTAAAGAGGATCATAATCGTGTGTCAGGCGGAGATCATACCCAGCATCCTGAATTCGCCATTGCACGTTGGGCTGCTGAAAATATGACGCCTGTAGAAAGAAGTCAGGCAACGGTTTATACATCTGGCGAACATTGTCCGATGTGTGCGGCAGCTCATGGGTGGGTGGGATTAGGGCGCATTGTGTATGCGAGTTCTTCTAGCCAACTTGCGGGGTGGTTAGCAGAAATCGGCGTCCCTGCATCTCGTGTTCGCAATTTACCGATTCAAGAAGTGATTCGAGATATTGAGGTAGATGGTCCGGTTCCAGAGCTTGCCGAACAAGTGCGGCAGCTACATTGGCAGTTGCATAAAGGGGAATGA
- a CDS encoding hydantoinase B/oxoprolinase family protein — MSNFKHIGASQDPFTLEIVKDTLLSIGDEMFHTLARTSMSPIIYEVLDFACGLTDNKGQLLTQGNGVAGFIGTLSYMVREVVAKYNSKDRIRPGDIFIINDPYGGGGTHLSDVGLVMPIFYNDELLGFSANKAHWTEVGGKDPGSFTNDSTDIYQEGLQFPCIKLCDAGRLNEPLVEMIKSNVRFPELSIGDMWAQIAALKIGDKRFVELCTKYGKETVTASIELLLNQGEQMAISAIRNLPNGVYTANNFIDGDGLGNGPFGIQVKVTITDDRFICDFRGSHPQVPGPVNGSYTTLVTDVRTVFLAITNPSQDANDGVFRPLEVLTDKGSIFSAERPAPVSNYWESGSSGGDLVCQALASILPDRLSAGHFLSVCSVTLSGQQPESGEPFLIVEPSVGGWGAGHGQDGARGQFCIGDGETYNIPVEIAESRYGIMIDEYKLRCDGKGAGEFIGGSGVVRSYRVLTDNQTATVTYGRHLYAPWGVDGGEEGSTNEFSIHKSNGEVDGPYGMYARYVLNQGDVLELVTGTGGGYGNPFNRPVNKVRQDVKNGYYSIQDAEQKYGVILDGEMCEVIGETQARVGFLEGERV; from the coding sequence ATGAGCAACTTTAAGCATATAGGGGCTTCTCAAGATCCGTTTACATTAGAAATTGTTAAGGATACATTGCTTTCAATTGGTGATGAAATGTTTCATACGTTGGCGAGAACTTCAATGAGTCCTATTATTTATGAAGTATTAGACTTTGCTTGTGGTCTTACTGACAACAAGGGTCAGTTATTAACGCAGGGAAATGGTGTGGCTGGTTTTATCGGAACATTAAGTTATATGGTGCGTGAAGTTGTTGCCAAGTACAATTCCAAAGATCGTATTCGACCAGGAGATATTTTTATTATTAACGATCCATATGGTGGTGGAGGAACTCACTTATCTGATGTGGGGCTCGTCATGCCGATATTTTACAACGATGAATTACTTGGATTTTCGGCAAATAAAGCGCATTGGACAGAAGTTGGTGGAAAAGATCCAGGTTCGTTTACGAATGATTCTACTGATATTTATCAAGAAGGTTTGCAGTTCCCGTGTATTAAATTATGCGATGCTGGGAGATTGAATGAACCACTTGTAGAAATGATTAAGAGTAATGTGCGGTTTCCGGAATTATCTATCGGCGATATGTGGGCGCAGATAGCTGCATTGAAGATTGGTGACAAACGATTCGTAGAATTGTGCACAAAGTATGGAAAGGAAACGGTAACGGCTTCCATTGAATTACTGTTAAATCAAGGCGAACAGATGGCTATAAGTGCTATTCGGAATCTCCCGAATGGTGTTTATACGGCAAATAATTTCATTGATGGCGATGGTTTAGGAAATGGGCCGTTTGGCATTCAAGTTAAAGTGACAATCACGGATGATCGCTTTATTTGTGATTTTAGGGGAAGTCATCCTCAAGTTCCGGGACCAGTGAATGGCTCGTATACAACATTAGTAACGGACGTACGAACAGTATTTTTAGCAATTACGAATCCATCGCAAGATGCAAACGACGGCGTATTTCGTCCACTTGAAGTTCTCACTGATAAAGGGTCAATCTTTTCAGCTGAGCGACCTGCACCTGTTTCTAACTATTGGGAAAGTGGTTCTTCGGGTGGGGATTTAGTTTGCCAAGCTCTTGCATCAATTTTACCTGATCGATTATCTGCGGGACATTTTTTGTCAGTTTGCTCCGTAACGTTATCAGGACAGCAGCCTGAATCGGGTGAACCATTCCTGATTGTCGAGCCCTCTGTCGGTGGATGGGGCGCAGGACATGGGCAAGACGGTGCACGTGGTCAGTTTTGTATCGGAGATGGCGAGACGTATAATATTCCAGTTGAAATAGCGGAATCTCGTTATGGCATTATGATAGATGAATACAAATTACGTTGTGATGGCAAAGGTGCGGGAGAATTCATAGGAGGTTCTGGTGTTGTACGTTCTTATCGAGTGTTGACAGATAATCAGACAGCAACTGTAACATATGGTCGTCATCTCTATGCTCCGTGGGGTGTTGACGGGGGTGAAGAAGGCTCGACAAATGAATTTTCGATTCATAAAAGTAATGGCGAGGTAGATGGACCTTATGGCATGTATGCACGTTATGTGCTAAATCAGGGGGATGTTTTAGAGTTAGTAACTGGAACAGGTGGCGGCTATGGTAATCCATTTAATCGTCCAGTGAATAAAGTTAGGCAAGATGTGAAAAACGGTTACTATTCGATTCAAGATGCTGAACAAAAGTATGGCGTTATACTGGATGGCGAGATGTGTGAGGTAATCGGTGAGACTCAGGCAAGAGTTGGCTTTTTGGAAGGTGAACGAGTGTGA
- a CDS encoding DUF917 domain-containing protein, giving the protein MRILSLQEAEDILYGACIHGAGGGGSLKEGLALLKAIYERGQQIKLISLDEVEDAWLIVSPYYVGSVAPPTAEAALKLEGLEVMEGNPSVFATLALQKHLKQEIKAICATELGGNTAWAMDVAAQLNLPIIDADPAGRAVPDLAHTTFNVFGASITPFALANRYGDSLVVESVVNHDRADQIARSFASVSGNFSGICDHPLQGDRFKEIVIDKTLTKSEQLGRARREALEQQKSPIQALLTKPNVTLITEGTVIQSDWRDATGFIEGDFVVEPFGHTNEAEHFSIWFRNENMYIKKDEQLISIIPDVITVLDFETGEPILNPTCKVGEKVAIVNISSPEIWTTEQGLEVFGPNYIGMSNEDYNGLKK; this is encoded by the coding sequence TTGAGAATTTTAAGTTTACAAGAGGCGGAAGATATACTCTATGGTGCATGCATTCATGGTGCTGGTGGCGGAGGTAGTTTGAAAGAGGGGTTAGCATTATTAAAAGCGATTTATGAGCGGGGCCAGCAGATTAAGCTGATTTCACTCGATGAGGTTGAAGACGCGTGGTTAATAGTTTCGCCATATTATGTGGGATCCGTTGCACCTCCAACTGCAGAGGCAGCGCTGAAACTGGAAGGTTTGGAAGTAATGGAGGGAAATCCGTCCGTATTCGCTACCTTGGCTTTACAAAAACATTTGAAGCAGGAAATAAAGGCAATTTGTGCAACAGAACTTGGAGGAAATACAGCGTGGGCAATGGATGTCGCAGCCCAATTGAATCTTCCTATAATTGACGCGGATCCTGCGGGAAGGGCAGTTCCCGACCTGGCACATACGACATTTAATGTATTTGGTGCTTCCATTACACCGTTTGCTCTGGCTAACCGCTATGGTGATAGTTTAGTTGTGGAATCCGTTGTAAATCATGATCGAGCCGATCAAATTGCGCGTTCTTTTGCATCTGTTTCAGGTAACTTTTCTGGAATCTGCGATCATCCACTTCAAGGAGATCGATTTAAAGAAATTGTGATTGATAAGACTTTAACAAAGTCCGAACAACTTGGGAGAGCAAGGCGAGAAGCACTTGAACAACAAAAAAGTCCTATCCAGGCGTTGTTAACTAAGCCGAATGTTACGCTTATTACGGAGGGAACGGTAATTCAATCGGATTGGCGGGATGCCACTGGATTTATTGAGGGCGATTTTGTTGTAGAACCTTTTGGTCATACTAACGAAGCTGAACATTTTTCCATTTGGTTTAGAAATGAGAACATGTATATTAAAAAAGATGAGCAGCTAATTTCGATTATTCCTGATGTTATTACTGTTCTCGATTTCGAGACGGGTGAACCAATTTTGAATCCTACTTGTAAAGTTGGTGAAAAGGTGGCCATTGTAAATATATCCTCTCCAGAAATCTGGACAACGGAGCAGGGGTTAGAGGTTTTTGGTCCGAACTATATTGGGATGAGTAATGAGGATTACAACGGGTTAAAAAAGTAA
- a CDS encoding alpha/beta hydrolase — protein MGSYYEEYGDKEGPLLLFIHGGGVGGWMWDKQVAYFTEYHCLVPTLQGHGERSGESSFTIKSNAQEIIELIEEHKRGRDVHLIGFSIGAQIALEILSLAPTLVQSAVINSALVLPMKMTSRFIAPSIKMTSFLIKNRSFSRIQAKELYIDEHYFEQYYEDSVNMRIDTLIAVLKENMAYDLPIDIAESTARILVTVGDKEKGMMKKSALKIAESHPNCSSIVISQVGHGFSFAQPERFNQLVEEWLHK, from the coding sequence ATGGGGAGTTATTACGAGGAATATGGCGACAAAGAAGGGCCTCTTTTACTGTTTATTCACGGAGGTGGAGTGGGCGGTTGGATGTGGGACAAGCAGGTAGCTTATTTTACGGAATACCATTGCCTTGTTCCGACACTACAAGGGCACGGGGAAAGAAGTGGGGAATCTAGTTTTACCATTAAAAGCAATGCCCAGGAAATCATCGAGTTAATCGAAGAACATAAGAGAGGGCGAGATGTCCACCTCATCGGTTTTTCCATCGGCGCTCAAATTGCGCTTGAAATTTTAAGCCTCGCTCCGACCCTTGTACAGTCAGCTGTCATTAATAGTGCACTTGTCTTGCCTATGAAAATGACCAGCAGATTTATTGCACCATCTATTAAAATGACTTCTTTTTTGATTAAAAACAGGTCGTTTTCTCGTATACAAGCGAAAGAATTGTATATAGATGAGCATTATTTTGAACAATATTATGAGGACAGTGTGAACATGAGGATTGATACACTGATTGCGGTGCTTAAAGAGAATATGGCTTATGACTTACCAATAGATATTGCGGAGTCGACTGCACGAATTTTAGTCACAGTAGGTGACAAGGAAAAAGGAATGATGAAGAAATCAGCTCTTAAGATTGCTGAAAGTCATCCGAATTGTTCTAGCATTGTCATTTCGCAAGTAGGACATGGCTTTTCATTTGCCCAGCCTGAACGATTCAATCAGCTAGTGGAGGAATGGTTACATAAGTAA
- a CDS encoding hydantoinase/oxoprolinase family protein translates to MRVATDIGGTFTDLVYIDKNDDVKVAKSPTTPPDFEKGVIDVIRKSGVDYTQIENFIHGSTVVINAITERKGVKTALITTQGFRDVLEIARGNRPDLFNIRYEKPVPFVERYLRKEVKERLNSKGEVVLPLDLSDLKTVLEELKAEGVEAIAIAYLHAYINPDHELRTKEYILQEWPEVFVSASHEVTMEWREYERTSSTVLNAYVKPIASTYIDKLDNELQKMMSSRNYIMQSNGGTTTFEHAKDLPIHMLESGPVAGVYGSAVLGNEIGESNIIAFDIGGTTAKCSLIEKGEMKVSTDYYIEKNSYHAGYPIKVPVVDIVEIGNGGGSIAWIDEVGSLKVGPQSAGALPGPIAYGRGGTEPTTTDANLLTGRLSPVNFDYPVDLSAIEAGITNKIASKFSISAVDAALGIIRIANANMLTALKLISIRKGHDPRQFSMVAFGGGGSMHAAALAKELGVKKVIIPFASPVFSAWGMLMTDLRQDSIMTYSKPLDGLDFDATQDKWLEIENRLWQQFKEDGVDETIIFSRFVDIRYSGQEHTVKIPVPNGRWVNETLEHIKQSFHEQHEKNYTFRLEDASCEIVSLHVTAFGKVQKPTINKKENTNAIEQSFKEVRPVYFEQVGWVDTPIYDRESMPTGHLLSGPAIIEEKAAVTLIEQGQTIHADIYGNLIIDTGVLVDEQL, encoded by the coding sequence ATGCGAGTCGCAACCGATATTGGAGGTACATTTACAGATCTTGTTTATATTGATAAAAATGATGATGTGAAAGTCGCGAAGAGCCCGACAACACCACCGGATTTTGAAAAAGGTGTAATAGATGTTATTCGTAAAAGTGGTGTCGATTATACGCAGATTGAAAATTTCATCCATGGTTCGACAGTAGTCATTAATGCGATTACAGAACGAAAAGGAGTAAAAACGGCGTTAATTACAACACAAGGTTTTCGAGATGTTCTTGAAATCGCGCGTGGTAATCGACCAGACCTTTTTAATATTCGATATGAAAAGCCTGTGCCATTTGTAGAGCGCTATTTACGAAAGGAAGTAAAAGAGCGCCTAAATTCAAAAGGTGAAGTAGTTTTACCTTTGGATTTAAGCGATTTAAAAACAGTTCTTGAAGAATTGAAAGCGGAGGGAGTAGAGGCAATAGCCATTGCATATCTACATGCCTATATTAATCCGGATCATGAGCTGCGGACGAAGGAATACATTCTTCAAGAGTGGCCTGAAGTTTTTGTAAGCGCTTCGCATGAAGTGACGATGGAGTGGAGGGAGTATGAGCGTACGAGTAGTACGGTTTTGAATGCTTATGTGAAACCAATTGCTTCTACGTATATTGATAAGCTCGATAATGAGTTACAGAAAATGATGTCGAGCCGAAATTATATTATGCAATCAAATGGTGGAACAACCACTTTCGAACATGCAAAGGATTTGCCTATTCATATGTTGGAATCAGGTCCTGTAGCAGGCGTTTATGGGTCGGCAGTTCTAGGAAATGAAATTGGTGAATCCAATATCATTGCATTTGATATTGGCGGAACAACGGCCAAATGTTCACTAATTGAAAAAGGTGAAATGAAAGTATCGACAGATTATTATATTGAGAAAAATAGTTATCATGCAGGTTATCCGATTAAAGTACCGGTTGTAGATATCGTTGAAATTGGAAATGGTGGCGGTTCAATTGCCTGGATAGATGAAGTAGGTTCCTTGAAAGTAGGGCCTCAATCGGCAGGAGCATTGCCGGGGCCAATTGCTTATGGCCGGGGGGGAACTGAACCCACTACAACAGATGCCAACTTATTAACTGGAAGGCTATCGCCTGTTAACTTTGATTATCCTGTCGATCTATCCGCAATTGAAGCAGGGATTACAAATAAAATTGCCAGTAAATTTTCAATTTCAGCTGTCGATGCGGCGTTAGGTATTATTCGGATTGCAAATGCCAATATGTTAACGGCGTTAAAGCTAATTTCCATACGAAAAGGTCATGATCCACGCCAATTTTCAATGGTTGCTTTCGGCGGCGGGGGATCTATGCATGCTGCAGCATTAGCTAAAGAGCTTGGTGTAAAAAAAGTAATTATTCCTTTTGCGTCACCCGTTTTTTCCGCTTGGGGAATGTTGATGACGGATTTGCGTCAAGACTCTATTATGACGTATAGCAAACCGTTGGATGGACTTGATTTTGATGCTACACAGGACAAGTGGCTTGAGATTGAAAATCGTTTATGGCAGCAGTTTAAAGAAGATGGTGTGGATGAAACCATCATTTTCTCGCGCTTTGTCGATATTCGTTATTCGGGTCAAGAACATACAGTGAAAATCCCGGTACCAAACGGTCGTTGGGTGAATGAAACGCTGGAACATATTAAACAGAGTTTTCATGAACAACATGAAAAAAATTATACATTCCGTTTAGAGGATGCTAGTTGTGAGATTGTTAGTTTGCATGTAACTGCTTTTGGAAAAGTTCAAAAGCCTACAATCAATAAAAAAGAAAATACGAATGCTATTGAACAATCTTTTAAAGAAGTGCGTCCTGTCTATTTTGAGCAAGTAGGGTGGGTCGACACGCCTATCTATGACCGTGAATCCATGCCAACGGGTCATCTATTAAGTGGACCAGCAATTATTGAAGAAAAGGCAGCCGTTACACTCATCGAACAAGGACAAACCATTCATGCTGACATATATGGAAATTTAATTATAGATACGGGGGTGCTGGTGGATGAGCAACTTTAA